The Roseibium sp. Sym1 nucleotide sequence GATGGCGCTCTGGACCATCGCCTTTGTCTACCTGGCATACTACCTGCTCGGCAATCTAGAGAAGCCCATTCTCGACACAGCCTTGCCCTACCTCAGCGGAAGTTGGGCGGAATACGCCCAGCAACGCCTGGCAACCCATGAGTTTGACAGTTACCTGGGGCGCTACGGGGACAAATACGTCGACGGGTTCATCGTGACCCTGCAAATTGTCGGTCTTTCACTCTTGTTCGGTGCGGCGCTCTCCATTCCGCTGGCCATGGCGCGTTCCTCCAAGTGGAGGCTGTTATCCGCACCCGCTTACGCCTATGTGTATTTCTTCCGCGGCACTCCGCTGCTTGCACAGACATTTCTGGTTTATTATGGGTTCGGATCTTTCCGCGAAGAACTGCAATCCGTGGGTCTCTGGTGGTTTTTCCGCGATGCATTCTACTGCGTGGTCTTCGCGTTCTCGCTGAAT carries:
- a CDS encoding ABC transporter permease encodes the protein MISPNPTTGRKPPLAAKAPWTNAKIAGHVLMALWTIAFVYLAYYLLGNLEKPILDTALPYLSGSWAEYAQQRLATHEFDSYLGRYGDKYVDGFIVTLQIVGLSLLFGAALSIPLAMARSSKWRLLSAPAYAYVYFFRGTPLLAQTFLVYYGFGSFREELQSVGLWWFFRDAFYCVVFAFSLNTSAYQAEILRGAVQNISKGQWEGAAALGLSKPVTFFKIILPQALMVALRPYGNEIILMIKGSAIASIVTIYDLMGETRRAYSRTYDFQAYIWAAVIYLLIVETLRRTWDKIEARLTRHLKR